Within the Hypericibacter adhaerens genome, the region TCGTCGGAGCCAGCGCACTGCTGGCCGCATCGCTGCCGGCGCTGTGGTCGGTCGCGATGCTCTCGGGATCGGGCGCCGCCACGACCGGGACGCCGTTGGCCTCCGGCAGGGCCGCGACCGGCGTCGCGGTCGGCACCTGGTCGGCATAATGGGCGCCCAGCGCCGAGGCGATGGTGCGGTCGTCGCCCATGCCCTTCAGCACGTTAAAATAGGTCATGTTGCGCTGGACGGTCGCGGGATCGAGGTCGCGTTCCGCGAGCTCCTGCGCCTGCTCGCGATCGCCGGCGAGGCCGTAGACGAGGGCCAGGTTCTGCCGGTAGCGCGCCGTCGCCATCGGATCGTTGCTGGTCCGCTGCAGCAGCGCGATCGCTTCCTGGTAGCGGCCCTCGAGGGCCAGCGAAAGCCCCAGATTGTTGTTCACCTCGAGATTGCCGGGCGAGAGCTGCAGCGCGGTCTTGTAGTAGGTCTGGGCGGAGGCGTGATCGCCCAGCATGTCGTAGGCGACGGCGATGCCGTTATAGAGGCGATAATCCTCGCCGGTATCGAGCGCCTTCTCGTACTGCGCGACCGCGGCCTCGGGTTGGCCGGTATTGAGATAGGCCGTTCCCAGGCCGCGCAGCGCTTCGGCGTTGGTGCCGTCGAGCTGCAGCGCCGCGCGATAGGCTTCCGCCGCGGCCGCGGGCGATCCCAGCTTCGCCAGGGTCTGCCCCAGCTGCATCAGGGGTTGCGGATCGGTGGGATTGAGCTCGTGCGCCTTCTGATAGAGGCCGACGGCGCTCGCGAGATCGCCCTCGTTGCGCGTCATGTCGGCGACGCGCATGACGGCGTCGGCGGAAACCGTGGGGGGCTGCTGCACCGTGCTGGCGCAAGCGGAAACGCCCAGCGCCAGGATCACTGTCGGCAACAGACGAGCGCGAATACGGGATACGGGCTGCATGGCCCAAAGACTATCCCCGCCATGGTTAGCGGAAGGTAAAAACCCATGTCGCCACTTACACTTAGCTGTTGTGGCATTTCTGTGCCACGCCGGGTCGGCAGGGCCTTCAGGCTGGTTTCCGGGCTCCGGCGGTTTCGCCGGTCCCAGTCGGGGGCGGCCGCCATCGAGTTCGCCCTGGCGCTCCCGCCCCTGGTGCTGCTGATCATCGGCATGTTCGAGGTCGCGGTCGTGATGTTCGTATCGACCTCGGTCGAGAACGGGCTGCGCGAGGCCTCGCGCTTCGGCATCACCGGCGACATTCCCGCCGGGGTGACCCGCGAGCAGCAGATCCTTCAGCTCATCGAGGACAACACCCTCGGCATGCTCGATCCCGCGACGACCCACATCACCTTCATGGTCTATCCGAGCTTCCAGGATGTGGGCCAGCCGGAACCCTTCACCGACACGCCCGCGCCGAGCCCGCTCCATAACGGCAAATACGATCAGGGCGAGGCCTACGAGGACCTCAACGGCAACGGCCAGTGGGACGCGGACCGCGGCACCGCCGGCGTCGGCAATTCCGGTCAGGTCGTGCGCTACAAGGTCGATTACGAGTGGCACCTGATGACGCCGCTCCTGGCCGACATGCTCGGCGACAATGGCGTCTTCAAGATGTCGGCGAGCGTGGTGGTCCGCAACGAGCCCTATGCCGTCGTCCAGGCGGGAGGAGGCTGAGATGGAAATGCGCCTCTTGCAGTGCTTCTACCGCTTCGCGCGGGACCGTCGGGGCAGCGTCCTGATGGAGCTGGCCATCGGCCTGCCCATCCTGGTGGTGATCCTGCTGGGCTGTTTCGAGGCCGCGCGCTTCGTGCTGCTGGACCAGAAGCTCGCGCGCGCCGCGGCCAGCACGGCCGACCTGGTGGCCCAGGCCGACGGCATCACCGAAGCGCAGATCACCGACATCTTCAACGCGGCCGATGCGACCGCGACGCCGTTCGATCTCGGCGGCACCGGGCGCGTGATCATCACCTCGGTGGTTCGCCCGACCACGGCCGCCGCGACCGTGGCCTGGCAGCGCGTCTCGACCGGCAGCACCTACGCCGCCACCAGCGCCATCGGCACGACCGGCCAGACGGCCACCCTGCCCGCCGGCCTCACCCTGCGCCAGGGCGAGAACGTGATCGTGGCCGAGGTCTTCTACGACTACGCCCCGGTCTTTCTGGGGGAGACGCGCTTCACCGCCACCTCGCTGTACGAGGTCGCCTATAACCGGCCCCGCATCATCAACCTGACGTCGGTCACGCCCTAGCGCGCCGGCAGGGGCTGCAGGGGCACCGGAGCGGTCTTCGCCGCCCGCCGGTCGCTTTGGATGGTTCCGGTTGGGAAAGACGCAGGAAGCGTCGCGTCAGCAGGAGAGAATATGCACCGCTTCCGGGAGCCTCCGGCTGACCGAAGGTGGTTTGGGGGCAGGCCTAGGGAGTGCCGGTGGGTGGGTTGGCCTGTCCCTCGGTAGCCGTTCAGACGACCCCCGGAAGCGGCGCAGTTCGTCGCAAGGACTACCTGCATCAGGGAGGCGCTTCCTGCGCCCGGGCGTGAGTGAAGCCCGCGGTTGGTAACCTGTTCAAATTACAAATGGGTAACATCAAAAAGGCGCCGAACCCTATGGCGCCGTTGAGAAATCCCACTCTGCCTGCGCCGTGGGCAACACACAATCGACACGGGAATCGACCGCGTGCGGGAGGCGGCGGCTAGACGAAGAGCCCCGCCCATCGTTTCGGCGTCAGGCCGTAGGCCTTCCGGAAATGCCGCGTCATGTGGCTCTGGTCGGCGAAGCCGCTGTCGAGCGCCGCCTCCACCAGCGAGCGGCCCTGCTGGATCAATGCCCGGGCCCGATCCAGCCGCCGCATGACGAGATAGCGATAGGGACTGGTTCCCAGGCAGGCACGGAACTGCCGGGCCAGTGCGTAGCGGCCGAGCCCGGTCGCGGCCTCCAGTGCCGCCGACCGGCTCCCCTGCCGAAGGTGGCCGTCGAGGAAGTCGCGCGCCCGCTCGACGGCGCGCCAATCACGCGCCGAAACGCGGCGGCGCGGCAGCGACGGATCGGCCGCGGCCAGAGCCTCGGCCAGATCGAGCAGGATCTGGTCGCGCTCCACCTCTTCGAGCGGCCGGTCGAGCTCTTCCAGGGCCGGCAGAACGGCCGCGACAAGGCGGCGATCGTCCGAGACCGGCTCGCGCAGGAACGGCAACGGATAGCGCCATTCGGCCAGGGCATCGTGAATCAACCCCGGGTCGACATAGAGAATCCTGTAGCGGAACCCGGTTTCGGTTCCCGCATGACCGTCATGGATCTCATCCGGATGAAGCACGAGCACCTGGCCCGGCAGGCTCTGCTCGGCGCGTCCCCGATAGCGGAACGACTGCACGCCCTGGGTCGTGACGCCGATCGCGTAGGTGTCGTGCCGGTGCGGATCGAATGCATGCCCCAGGAAACGGGCCTCGATCCGCTCGAGGCCCTGACAAGCGGGCGCCGCGCGGATCCAGTCGCCCTGCCTGCACGATCGTTCAAGACCCGGCGTCGACTTGTGCTCCAGAACCGTCGGCATGGCGGATTTATAGCATGGAACAGCTGCCCGGATTCATTCTGGTCGCCCTGGCGCTCGCCGGCAGCCCCGGCCCTGCCACCTTGAGCATCGCCGCCGCCGGTGCCGCCTTCGGGCCGCGCCGCGGCCTCGGCTATATGGCGGGAATTATCGCCGGCATGATCGTCGTGATGGCGCTCGCCGCCAGCGGCGTGACGGGCCTCCTGCTGGCGCTGCCGGGTGCCGCCCCCGTCATCGCGGTCATTGCCGGTGCTTATTTCGCTGTCCTGGCGATCCGCATCGCGCTGACGCCGCCCTTGACCGAACGCAGCCATCAAGGCCGACACCCCTCCTTCGCCGCCGGCTTGCTCCTCTCTCTCGTCAATCCGAAGGGCTATGCGGCGATGGCGGCGCTCTTCTCCGGGTTCGTCCTGGTGGCAGCGCATCCGGGCGCGGACGCGGCGGTCAAGATGCTCGTCCTGTTGCTGGTGATCGCCCTGGTCAATATCGCGTGGCTCTTTGTCGGCGCGGCCCTGACAAGGCTCTTCCGGAATCCGGTCGCGAACCGCGTCGTCAACCTGGCTTTCGCCATCCTGCTGCTGGCCTCGGTCGCTGCCACGCTGCTGCTCTGAGGGCGGCGACGGCGATCTGAACGTCATGCTCCCGCCGTCGACCCGGACGTGCGGGACCGTATATAAAATCCGGGTCGGCGATGTCCGTCGGGGACAGCGGGTGGGGAATGGCATGGATGGAAAAGCAGGAGCGATAGCGGTCGCCGTCCTGGCCATCGTCGCGACGGTCACGGCGGCAAAGGCGGATACCGGGCAGCCGCCGGTCGTGCAGCGCAGCCTCTATCTCGAGGCGGAACGTTCGGTTTACCTGGCACGGGCCTCGGAGCAGCGCGGCGATACGATGTCCGCCGCGCAGCAATATATGACGGCGGTCAGCCTCGTGGAGAGCACGGCGCCGCGCGATCTCAACCTGTCCAAGCTCGTCCTCGCAGGCGAGCCGCTGCCCGGCATCGGCCGGCGGATGATCTATTACGAGCTCAAGCTCCTGCAGGAAATGCTGGCACAGCCCCAACCGATGATGCGGCCGGAGGGGGTGCTGGAGAATCTGCGCCTTGCCTACGGCAAGATGGAATGGCTCGAGCCTTTCAACCCGGCCTGGCCTTATCTGGAAGCGGTGGCATTGGCCGCGGACCAGGACTACCGGTCGGCGTTCCAGAAATGCCGGGAGGCGGCGCAGCTCCCGGGCGGCGAGGAATCCGTTCGGGAGAAAGCGCGCTCGCTCGCCGAGCATATCAAGCCGGCCGCCCTCGCCCAGGAACAGATGAAGGAAGCCGATCAGCAAGCCTACATGGAATATGTCCAGAGCGGCGCGCAGGCGCTCGATTTCGCGATGGTCAGCGCGCAGGTCAGCGCAACCGAAGCGCGCAACAAGGGCGACACCGCAGAGGCGGACATGTGGGACAGCCGCTACCAGAACTTGAAAAAGCAGCGCGACCAGATCGGGCAGCAGCCATGAGAATCAAGCAGGCGGTGAAGCTGGCTGCGGCGCTCGGGATCGCCGGCATGGTCATGACCGGATGCGGCCGCGACGACGATCAGGCGCAAGAAAAGGGGCAGGCGCAAGAAACCAGCCAGGCACAAACCGAGCCGGCGCAGCAGGCTGAGCAGGAGCATGTGGAAGCCGGGGTCGCGGCGGCCGAGGCCGACGATCCGAGCCGATGGGCGCCGTCGCCGGAAGCCATCGCTCAGGCCAGGAAGGATGCCGACGCGCCGCCGATCGAGATGGCCGACGACGGCAGCAGCGATATCGCGCTCGGCGGCATGGAACGGCCGCCCGTGCCCCCGGCCCCGCCAAGACTGTTGGAGGGCGATGATGCCGACCAGTATGGCCTGGCCGCGTGGGAGCAGATCGCGCGGGGCGATCTGAAACCGAGGCGGATCCATTATTGAAACAGGGCCCGGCTTGTCCGCGAGCCCGTTCGACAGATTTGCTGCATGAGGCCACGCATCAGGCCCCGGAATCGGGGCGGAGATGGCGCGCCCGGCTGGAATCGAACCAGCGACCTACCGCTTAGAAGGCGGTTGCTCTATCCCCTGAGCTACGGGCGCCCGAGGCGTGGATGCGCTTGGGATCCCATCTCCGCCGGCCCGGCATCAATGGGTCCAGCGGCCGATGCGATCGTAGCGGAAATTGTCGGAATAGCTCTTGGGTCTGACGACGCGCTCGTTCGGCTCGATGATGCGATAGGCGTAGCCGTTCTTGCGCGCGTAGGCCACCGCCTCGGCCTCAGTTTCGAAATAGAGCCGCAGCTGGCGGTTGGTGTCGCCGGAGCCCGTCCAGCCCATCAGCGGATCGGCTTCGCGCTTCTGCGAGGGCTCGAACTCGAGCAGCCAGTGACGTTCGCCCGCCCGGCCCGACTGGGTGGCCGTCTTGCTCGGCCGGTAGATTCGCACCTGCATGGTCGGTTCCGCTCCGCCTCTGTTGCACGTCCGGCCCCAAGGGCCCTCGGGAATGGTCGGGGTGACTGGATTCGAACCAGCGACATCCTGCTCCCAAAGCAGGCACTCTACCGGACTGAGCTACACCCCGGTCCCCGGAAAGCGGTTGCAAATTAAGGAGTTCTCTTCGCAACTGCAACCTTGGCCGCTAAGAACATATCAGGAACATCGGCGGGCGGCAGCCTTTTGCCCAGATTGGCCCACCCGACATGTTCTTTTTCTGTTCCATTCACACGATGGTCAGGGCCGTGCCCCGCCGGCGCAGATTGCACCAACTCATGTTACCATTCCGATAGGAAGCGGCCCGGCCCGCCGCCGCAGGCCATGCTGAGGGGGCATCTTGGGAAACTCCGGCGAACCGGCTAAGCGAACGCCCGGCTCCGGCGTAAGAGCTTTGCCCAAACCGAAGGCCCGGGCGGCCGCGGCCGCCACCGGCCGATCCAAGCCCAAACGGCGCGCCCGGAGCGGCTCCAACCCGGTGCCGGCGCCCTTGGCGATCGACCGCGAGCGGGTCATGGCCGGCCTCGCCGAGGAACGCAACATCTGGCGGCTGATGGGGGTCGACGTCACGCAGCTGCGCGACCGGGCCCGGGCCGGCGCGCAAAGCCACAAGGCGCTGCTGGACGGCGTCAGGACGCTCTGCCTCTTCATCGGCTATCCGCGCAGCGGCCATAGCCTGGTCGGCAGCCTGCTCGACGCCCATCCGCAGATGGCGATCGCCCATGAGCTCGACGCCCTGCTCTATCTGCGCCGCGGCTTCCAGCCGCGCGAGATCCTCTATCTCATGCTCGAGGTCTCGCGGTTCCATGGCGAGATCGGACGCCGCTGGGGCCCATACCACTACGAGGTCCCCGGCCAATGGCAGGGCCGGCACACGACGCTGCAGGTGATCGGCGACAAGAAGGGCGGGATGACGACCTTGCGCATCGCGCGCAACCCGCTGCTGCTGAAGCAGGTGATGACGCGCTTCGGCAAGCGCAAGCGCTTCGTGCATGTGCTGCGCAACCCCTTCGACAACATCGCCGCCATGGTGCAGAAGGGCCAGTCGCTGAAGGCGGCGATCGCCGAATATTTCAGGCTGCTGCAGACCAACCGCGCGATCATCAAGCGCGTCGGCGCCGATGCGGTGGCGACGCTCCATCACGAGGACCTCATCGCCGATCCGAAAGCCGAGCTCGGGCGGCTTTGCAGCTTCCTCGGCGTGGCGGCCGAGCCCGATTATCTCGACGCCTGTGCCGGCATCGTTTTCGCGGCGCCGCACCAGCCCCGGCACAAGATCCCCTGGCCCGCGGACGCCGTCCGGCTCATCGAGCGGCGCATCGCCGCGAAACCGATGCTGGACCGCTATCGTTTCGCGGATTGAGGCGGACTACCCCGGAGCGGCCACGCCCCTTCGCCGCAGCCGAAAGACCTGGATTCCCGGACCGTTGAGTGGCAGATATGGCGCCGACGACCGAGGTCCCGGCTTTCCCGCGGACCTGTCCAGCCAGGATCTGACTGACGATGTTTGCGAAGAACCGGAATCGGGAAGAAGTGGTCGCGGTGGGCGAGCGTTATCGCAAGATCGACGCCGCGCTCATCGTCTGGGAGGTCACCCAGACCTTCCGGGGTCCCGACGGCGTTCCTTATGCCCTGCTCGTGAACGTCAACGACCGCAGCCAGCGCAAGACCGTGGCGCAGGACGCGCTGCGCCGCGGCATCCAATACAAGCGATCGAACTGACAAGAGCCATCCGGCGCGGCGGGTAACTTCGCCCCGCGCCTCCATCCGGAAGCGAGAGCCCGACGCCCATGGCCGTCCGCAACATCGGACTTCCCGATCCCGTGTTCGAGTATCTGGTCGCACATTCGGTGCGCGACAGCGATCTCAAGCGGCGCCTGCGCGAGGAAACGGCCAAGCTGCCGCTCGGCATGATGCAGATCGGCCCCGACCAGGGTCAGTTCATGGCGCTGCTGGTCGAGCTGATCGGCGCCAGGCGCGCGCTCGAGATCGGCACCTTCACCGGCTACAGCTCGCTCTGCGTGGCCGAGGCCATGGGTCCTCAGGGCCGCATGATCTGCTGCGACATCAGCGAGGAGTTTACCTCCATCGCCCGGCGCTACTGGCGCGAGGCGGGGGTCGCGGACCGGATCGATCTGCGCCTGGGCCCAGGGGTCGCCACCCTCGACAAGCTGCTGGCCGATGGCGAGACGGGCAAGTTCGACTTCGCCTTCATCGACGCCGACAAGACCAGCTACGACGCCTATTACGAACGGGCCCTGAAGCTGGTCCGCAAGGGC harbors:
- a CDS encoding tetratricopeptide repeat protein, with product MQPVSRIRARLLPTVILALGVSACASTVQQPPTVSADAVMRVADMTRNEGDLASAVGLYQKAHELNPTDPQPLMQLGQTLAKLGSPAAAAEAYRAALQLDGTNAEALRGLGTAYLNTGQPEAAVAQYEKALDTGEDYRLYNGIAVAYDMLGDHASAQTYYKTALQLSPGNLEVNNNLGLSLALEGRYQEAIALLQRTSNDPMATARYRQNLALVYGLAGDREQAQELAERDLDPATVQRNMTYFNVLKGMGDDRTIASALGAHYADQVPTATPVAALPEANGVPVVAAPDPESIATDHSAGSDAASSALAPTSMAAPAAPLGSAVSTPAVMPAVTEPRDGGSPVAAMGEIEQPVAAPEAQPATPPNSSVRMSSDFR
- a CDS encoding TadE/TadG family type IV pilus assembly protein, with the protein product MPRRVGRAFRLVSGLRRFRRSQSGAAAIEFALALPPLVLLIIGMFEVAVVMFVSTSVENGLREASRFGITGDIPAGVTREQQILQLIEDNTLGMLDPATTHITFMVYPSFQDVGQPEPFTDTPAPSPLHNGKYDQGEAYEDLNGNGQWDADRGTAGVGNSGQVVRYKVDYEWHLMTPLLADMLGDNGVFKMSASVVVRNEPYAVVQAGGG
- a CDS encoding TadE/TadG family type IV pilus assembly protein, whose amino-acid sequence is MEMRLLQCFYRFARDRRGSVLMELAIGLPILVVILLGCFEAARFVLLDQKLARAAASTADLVAQADGITEAQITDIFNAADATATPFDLGGTGRVIITSVVRPTTAAATVAWQRVSTGSTYAATSAIGTTGQTATLPAGLTLRQGENVIVAEVFYDYAPVFLGETRFTATSLYEVAYNRPRIINLTSVTP
- a CDS encoding AraC family transcriptional regulator yields the protein MPTVLEHKSTPGLERSCRQGDWIRAAPACQGLERIEARFLGHAFDPHRHDTYAIGVTTQGVQSFRYRGRAEQSLPGQVLVLHPDEIHDGHAGTETGFRYRILYVDPGLIHDALAEWRYPLPFLREPVSDDRRLVAAVLPALEELDRPLEEVERDQILLDLAEALAAADPSLPRRRVSARDWRAVERARDFLDGHLRQGSRSAALEAATGLGRYALARQFRACLGTSPYRYLVMRRLDRARALIQQGRSLVEAALDSGFADQSHMTRHFRKAYGLTPKRWAGLFV
- a CDS encoding LysE family translocator; the encoded protein is MEQLPGFILVALALAGSPGPATLSIAAAGAAFGPRRGLGYMAGIIAGMIVVMALAASGVTGLLLALPGAAPVIAVIAGAYFAVLAIRIALTPPLTERSHQGRHPSFAAGLLLSLVNPKGYAAMAALFSGFVLVAAHPGADAAVKMLVLLLVIALVNIAWLFVGAALTRLFRNPVANRVVNLAFAILLLASVAATLLL
- a CDS encoding ETC complex I subunit; protein product: MQVRIYRPSKTATQSGRAGERHWLLEFEPSQKREADPLMGWTGSGDTNRQLRLYFETEAEAVAYARKNGYAYRIIEPNERVVRPKSYSDNFRYDRIGRWTH
- a CDS encoding sulfotransferase family protein, coding for MPKPKARAAAAATGRSKPKRRARSGSNPVPAPLAIDRERVMAGLAEERNIWRLMGVDVTQLRDRARAGAQSHKALLDGVRTLCLFIGYPRSGHSLVGSLLDAHPQMAIAHELDALLYLRRGFQPREILYLMLEVSRFHGEIGRRWGPYHYEVPGQWQGRHTTLQVIGDKKGGMTTLRIARNPLLLKQVMTRFGKRKRFVHVLRNPFDNIAAMVQKGQSLKAAIAEYFRLLQTNRAIIKRVGADAVATLHHEDLIADPKAELGRLCSFLGVAAEPDYLDACAGIVFAAPHQPRHKIPWPADAVRLIERRIAAKPMLDRYRFAD
- a CDS encoding class I SAM-dependent methyltransferase — protein: MAVRNIGLPDPVFEYLVAHSVRDSDLKRRLREETAKLPLGMMQIGPDQGQFMALLVELIGARRALEIGTFTGYSSLCVAEAMGPQGRMICCDISEEFTSIARRYWREAGVADRIDLRLGPGVATLDKLLADGETGKFDFAFIDADKTSYDAYYERALKLVRKGGLIAIDNVLWGGDVINPKDRSEDTVAIRKLNEKLAKDDRVTLAMVSIGDGLTLARKH